From the genome of Dickeya aquatica, one region includes:
- a CDS encoding L-rhamnose mutarotase, whose protein sequence is MKSWALTIELRNQKAVDIYREMHVNQIPEIHAGDGALAKIGVKTMQIFFMKPNMLFMYMETIDDFIPSREFTHALTLNPKVKEFDDYVHGELLQRVFMNDGPTEWAVMDKFYQFDARPDPVQY, encoded by the coding sequence ATGAAAAGTTGGGCGCTTACTATTGAATTACGTAACCAAAAAGCTGTAGATATCTATCGTGAAATGCACGTTAATCAAATTCCAGAGATTCATGCTGGCGATGGTGCTTTAGCTAAAATTGGTGTGAAAACCATGCAAATCTTCTTCATGAAACCCAATATGTTATTTATGTATATGGAGACGATTGATGATTTTATACCGTCGCGGGAATTTACTCATGCACTGACGTTGAATCCCAAAGTGAAGGAATTCGATGATTATGTTCATGGGGAACTGCTGCAACGGGTATTTATGAATGACGGGCCTACGGAATGGGCGGTAATGGATAAATTCTATCAGTTCGACGCCAGACCCGATCCGGTTCAGTAT